In Macaca thibetana thibetana isolate TM-01 chromosome 12, ASM2454274v1, whole genome shotgun sequence, the genomic window ACAAGTGTTATACCGTTTGGAACGCTATGATGAATGCTTAGCGGTATATAGAGATCTTGTCCGAAACTCTCAAGATGATTATGATGAGGAGAGGAAAACAAACCTTTCAGCAGTTGTTGCAGCTCAAAGcaattgggaaaaaaaagtggTTCCCACTTGGGCCTCCAAGAAGGCACACATGAGCTGTGCTACAACACTGCGTGTGCACTAATAGGCCAAGGCCAGCTGAACCAAGCCATGAAAATCCTGCAAAAGGCTGAAGATCTTTGTCGCCGTTCTTTATCAGAAGACACTGATGGGACTGAGGAAGACCCACAGGCAGAACTGGCCATCATTCATGGTCAGATGGCCTATATTCTGCAGCTTCAGGGTCGAACAGAGGAGGCTTTGCAACTTTACaatcaaataataaaactaaaaccaACAGATGTGGGATTACTAGCTGTAATTGCAAATAACATCATTACCATTAACAAGGACCAAAATGTCTTTGACTCCAAGAAGAAAGTGAAATTAACCAATGCGGAAGGAGTAGAGTTTAAACTGTCCAAGAAACAACTACAAGCTATAGAATTTAACAAAGCTTTACTTGCTATGTACACAAACCAGGCTGAACAATGCCGCAAAATATCTGCCAGTTTACAGTCCCAAAGTCCTGAGCATCTCTTACCTGTGTTAATCCAAGCTGCCCAGCTCTGCCGTGAAAAGCAGCACACAAAAAGCAATAGA contains:
- the LOC126932278 gene encoding LOW QUALITY PROTEIN: signal recognition particle subunit SRP72-like (The sequence of the model RefSeq protein was modified relative to this genomic sequence to represent the inferred CDS: inserted 3 bases in 2 codons); protein product: MGVWVTPPGKLPRPAKWMVQGEVNLQQIVEEGEKEYHWHPPSAHKEKPTGALQVQLQHMYGETEGQGARDGLQRPTNQACKHSHGADTSLRGIRILALWPLVSSKMAXSGSGGVSVPALWSEVNRYGQNGDFTRALKTVNKILQINKDDVTALHCKVVCLIQNGSFKEALNVINTHTKVLANNSLSFEKAYCEYRLNRIENALKTIESANQQTDKLKELYGQVLYRLERYDECLAVYRDLVRNSQDDYDEERKTNLSAVVAAQSNWEKKVXSHLGLQEGTHELCYNTACALIGQGQLNQAMKILQKAEDLCRRSLSEDTDGTEEDPQAELAIIHGQMAYILQLQGRTEEALQLYNQIIKLKPTDVGLLAVIANNIITINKDQNVFDSKKKVKLTNAEGVEFKLSKKQLQAIEFNKALLAMYTNQAEQCRKISASLQSQSPEHLLPVLIQAAQLCREKQHTKSNRAASGIFRSASRKCG